In one Paramisgurnus dabryanus chromosome 21, PD_genome_1.1, whole genome shotgun sequence genomic region, the following are encoded:
- the fam43b gene encoding protein FAM43B, producing the protein MLPWKRSKFVLVDNETKSKPKSLGVGLTYHSLLSTLLHSCPDLVPDCPFHWLGSVFHSKRQKVELNKEEPTYNVRYLGSTVTIMAKGEECTQEAVAKIWTRSNYGEQSAKMKLTVGPYGIRMGADKSGKKKPVHLYSLNRITYCTADPFRPKIFAWIYRHQVKNKAVVLRCHAVLLAKAEKARALAFSLYQTSTSAFTEFKRLKRQSDFRHCQQQLLGEDIVPLMPLRRLLNGQCHYQPPAEKPGSASRLSSISEEEEEEEEGQGDLETSANYNPPENDLSKPDEVSITSWDEAHMTISTLV; encoded by the coding sequence ATGCTGCCCTGGAAAAGGAGTAAGTTTGTGCTTGTGGACAATGAGACCAAAAGCAAGCCTAAAAGTCTCGGAGTGGGGTTAACTTATCATTCTCTGCTGTCTACTTTGCTCCACTCCTGTCCTGACCTTGTCCCCGACTGTCCGTTTCACTGGCTGGGAAGCGTCTTCCACAGCAAGCGTCAGAAAGTGGAGCTCAATAAAGAGGAACCCACCTACAACGTGCGATACCTGGGTAGCACGGTCACCATCATGGCTAAAGGGGAAGAGTGCACGCAGGAGGCGGTTGCTAAGATATGGACTCGCAGCAACTACGGCGAACAGAGCGCCAAGATGAAGCTCACCGTTGGACCCTACGGCATCCGCATGGGGGCGGATAAAAGCGGCAAAAAGAAACCCGTCCACCTGTATTCCCTCAACCGCATTACGTATTGCACTGCAGATCCCTTTCGTCCTAAAATCTTTGCGTGGATTTACAGACATCAGGTGAAGAATAAAGCAGTGGTGCTACGTTGCCATGccgtcctgctggcgaaggccGAAAAGGCCAGAGCCTTGGCGTTCAGTCTGTACCAAACATCTACGTCCGCGTTCACTGAATTCAAAAGGCTAAAACGTCAAAGTGACTTTCGCCATTGCCAGCAGCAGTTATTGGGCGAGGATATCGTACCTCTTATGCCGCTACGGAGACTCTTAAACGGGCAGTGCCACTATCAGCCACCAGCAGAAAAGCCTGGAAGTGCCTCACGGCTTTCTTCCATTTCTgaggaagaagaagaggaggaagaaGGACAGGGCGATTTGGAAACATCAGCAAATTACAACCCTCCAGAGAACGATCTGAGTAAACCGGATGAGGTTTCCATTACAAGCTGGGATGAAGCACATATGACTATCAGCACTCTGGTGTGA